One Palaemon carinicauda isolate YSFRI2023 chromosome 4, ASM3689809v2, whole genome shotgun sequence DNA segment encodes these proteins:
- the Fgop2 gene encoding FGFR1 oncogene partner 2 homolog isoform X1 produces MRGRGSPAASHQGPPSPPPSSEAASADLPEVSAAPQMHRLPRNKRKHTVVFKYCEEMNELNEAANNRPRSALIHSIQQENRHIRQLQQENKELRVALEEHQNVMELIMSKYRQQVAKLVSVNSKQSQPNTQDQAKVSSFK; encoded by the exons ATGCGTGGACGGGGATCCCCCGCAGCGTCCCACCAGGGACCACCGTCCCCACCACCATCATCTGAAGCTGCATCAGCAGACCTTCCTGAAGTATCTGCCGCACCACAGATGCATCGTTTGCCTCGAAATAAGCGGAAACATACTGTTGTTTTTAAG TACTGCGAGGAAATGAATGAACTGAATGAGGCTGCAaacaaccgtccccgcagtgctcTTATCCATTCAATACAGCAGGAAAATAGACACATTAGACAGTTGCAGCAG GAAAATAAGGAGTTGCGTGTTGCCCTTGAAGAACATCAAAATGTCATGGAGCTTATTATGTCCAAGTATCGCCAACAAGTTGCGAAACTGGTGTCTGTAAACTCCAAACAATCTCAGCCAAATACTCAGGATCAAGCCAAAGTAAGTAGCTTCAAATAA